A portion of the Sabethes cyaneus chromosome 3, idSabCyanKW18_F2, whole genome shotgun sequence genome contains these proteins:
- the LOC128739562 gene encoding DNA repair protein complementing XP-C cells homolog, which produces MRRSRRNAGTARKPKVKVSDDDFESESEESAPDESGDFSASEDEWLPGKKGNIKDASIQDSEELGDSDELDESEECNTSQEDESDSDKSSVVFKGNKSSKQTQKRKRLSPGTRDELYKRTKKHLLKESDPKVPPLNSSVSDILQKCQYQRKRNLTQSQETEKTKKLRAEDDSDSSGDDHLVDPAKLDLNSKFFEPVQPVNPEPVPPQFDCNAGMRLTDDSSDEELDKPIPASIPKIAADKLITKINESSSGYLNFNNHDEFTSKIEEAKRLLKSYESDKNKPDIEGEKSADDHVSNLLALGEIEAGSSSGRRSESGQQGGNDDISEESDWEEVEENRKSQKSNIDNYHISIEVEGSKTKKKRWEEIEMELYIKRQINKVKRDNQMAYHKTSVLCAIAIGRELNKIAGYHRLCGILLSLMQSKQCQIKGKVDVKTVEQLMKWFKEEFELSSQQMLPSERSNLMFSLSLGLFTRKVACKRDFLLLFLACLRVAGIESRLVLSATVPPKRPAMKDLCPISERQLIAQFEKEYCRKNPIITKTDAGCDEKQSISVIQADKCKVTTGINSVGNTGEVVATADHTPSIKSEESCASKRPKSVRGQPNEAETLTRVTRSRSRQSRVSEENSPMQSKIRFSLTPENIVGKKKYKSTTPSPSSTKENLKPVKGILRSPSPKFAKNTTTYKTCRTVDIPQMDGANDVESTPNSAPVSRRLRSRVKAKNETDTIKQDTHFAKRLNNTPTTKATAKEQNNNQPGKVLRRKLYSVNADVKTTPEDSRKVTRTDNKILTACSSSESEPPSPKKPKKLSTRKKKLSTSKIPKSDFGDSDFEPQDSKRNKKASVMKSKSSSNKSSDKKKTNTSIKKEESESQTPGTVISNKTDLWIEFYSEKLKKWVAIDLFTGKTDCPEYLARHATTPISYVFGFDNENHVKDITPRYVQHWNTVCRKLRVESKWINKTLKPFCAEKTEKDQAEDDELNKIHIDKPLPTTIAECKNHPLYVLKRHLLKFEALYPPDLPSLGFVRGEAIYARECLFILQTREKWFKQGRVVKPFETAYKVVKCWKYDREKNEWLGNQPCDIFGIWQTEEYDPPTAENGIVPRNEYGNVELFNPKMLPKKTVHLQLPGLNRVCRRLGIDCAPALTGFEMARMRMVPVYDGFVVCEEFGNQVVEEWYKDMEEEERKEQEKFEKRVYGNWKRLIRGLLVRRKLQNKYNFDNL; this is translated from the exons ATGAGACGTTCCAGAAGAAACGCTGGTACCGCTAGGAAGCCGAAAGTTAAAGTTAGTGATGATGACTTTGAGAGTGAATCGGAAGAATCGGCACCTGATGAAAGTGGTGATTTCTCTGCCAGTGAGGACGAATGGTTACCAGGGAAAAAAGGAAACATAAAGGATGCCTCAATCCAGGATTCCGAAGAATTGGGCGATAGTGACGAGTTGGATGAGAGTGAAGAATGTAACACTTCGCAAGAAGATGAGTCCGATAGCGATAAAAGTTCAGTTGTTTTTAAAGGAAATAA GTCTTCGAAACAAACCCAGAAGCGAAAGCGACTTTCTCCGGGAACAAGAGATGAGCTATACAAGCGTACTAAAAAGCATTTGTTGAAGGAATCAGATCCAAAGGTCCCTCCACTAAATTCTAGTGTCTCTGACATTTTACAAAAGTGTCAATATCAACGAAAGCGGAACCTAACTCAAAGTCAAGAAACTgagaagacaaaaaagttacGCGCTGAGGATGATTCTGATAGTAGTGGAGATGATCACTTGGTCGATCCAGCAAAGCTTGATTTGAATTCTAAGTTTTTTGAACCAGTGCAGCCGGTAAATCCTGAACCTGTACCGCCACAGTTCGACTGCAATGCCGGTATGCGACTCACAGATGATTCCTCAGATGAAGAGCTGGACAAGCCAATACCTGCTTCAATACCAAAAATTGCAGCAGACAAACTAATTACCAAGATTAACGAGTCCTCAAGCGGATATTTGAATTTCAACAACCATGATGAGTTCACATCGAAGATAGAAGAAGCCAAGAGGTTATTAAAAAGTTACGAGTCGGATAAAAACAAACCCGATATTGAGGGTGAAAAGAGCGCTGATGATCACGTTTCAAATTTATTGGCCCTGGGTGAGATAGAAGCTGGCAGCTCGTCCGGGAGACGGTCTGAATCCGGCCAGCAAGGTGGCAATGACGATATAAGCGAAGAATCCGATTGGGAAGAGGTGGAAGAAAaccgaaaaagtcaaaaatctaaCATTGATAATTATCATATTTCTATTGAAGTCGAAGGatccaaaacaaagaaaaaacgcTGGGAAGAAATTGAAATGGAATTATACATCAAGCGACAGATCAATAAAGTTAAACGGGATAACCAGATGGCCTATCATAAGACTAGTGTCCTTTGTGCTATTGCCATTGGACGTGAACTAAACAAAATCGCTGGCTACCATAGGCTATGTGGCATTCTATTGTCCCTGATGCAGTCGAAACAGTGCCAGATAAAAGGCAAAGTAGATGTAAAAACTGTGGAACAGTTAATGAAGTGGTTTAAAGAAGAGTTTGAACTCTCCAGCCAACAAATGTTGCCATCAGAAAGATCCAATCTGATGTTTAGTCTGTCACTGGGTTTATTCACACGCAAGGTGGCTTGCAAaagagattttttgcttttatttctgGCCTGTTTGAGAGTTGCCGGCATAGAAAGTCGGTTGGTATTGTCTGCTACTGTTCCACCAAAACGGCCTGCCATGAAAGATCTCTGTCCTATTTCGGAACGACAGTTGATTGCACAGTTCGAAAAGGAGTATTGTAGGAAAAATCCTATCATTACAAAGACAGATGCTGGTTGCGATGAGAAACAATCGATTTCGGTTATACAAGCAGATAAATGTAAAGTAACAACGGGTATCAATTCCGTTGGAAATACTGGGGAAGTAGTGGCAACTGCTGATCATACACCTTCAATCAAAAGTGAGGAAAGTTGTGCCTCTAAGAGACCAAAATCCGTTCGTGGACAACCGAATGAAGCGGAAACGCTTACCAGAGTAACTAGATCTCGTAGCAGGCAATCTCGTGTTTCTGAGGAAAATTCACCTATGCAATCGAAAATTCGCTTCTCACTTACTCCCGAAAACATTGttggaaaaaaaaaatacaaatctacAACGCCCAGTCCGTCTTCAACAAAAGAGAATCTTAAGCCAGTAAAGGGTATTCTTCGAAGCCCTTCGCCAAAATTTGCGAAAAACACTACTACGTATAAAACATGCCGAACAGTCGACATTCCACAGATGGATGGCGCTAATGATGTGGAATCAACTCCCAATAGTGCTCCAGTATCACGCAGGTTGCGCAGTCGTGTAAAAGCCAAAAATGAAACGGACACAATTAAGCAGGATACACATTTCGCTAAACGTCTAAATAATACTCCAACCACAAAAGCAACAGCTAAAGAGCAAAACAATAATCAGCCGGGGAAAGTGTTAAGGCGTAAACTCTATTCTGTTAATGCTGATGTGAAAACCACGCCAGAAGATTCGAGAAAAGTAACTCGTACCGACAACAAAATTCTTACCGCATGTTCTTCCTCTGAAAGTGAACCACCGTCACCAAAGAAGCCAAAAAAACTATCTACCAGAAAGAAAAAACTGTCCACCTCAAAAATTCCGAAGTCGGATTTCGGCGACAGCGACTTTGAGCCACAAGAttcaaaaagaaacaaaaaagccTCTGTAATGAAATCGAAATCATCGTCGAATAAATCGTcggataaaaagaaaactaatacCAGCATAAAAAAAGAGGAATCGGAATCGCAAACTCCTGGTACTGTTATTTCTAACAAGACAGACTTATGGATCGAATTCTACTCCGAAAAACTTAAAAAGTGGGTAGCGATAGATCTGTTTACCGGAAAAACTGATTGTCCTGAATACTTAGCG CGCCATGCGACCACTCCGATAAGCTACGTGTTTGGTTTTGATAATGAAAACCACGTGAAAGACATCACACCTCGTTATGTACAGCATTGGAACACGGTATGTCGAAAACTTCGTGTTGAATCGAAATGGATAAATAAAACTCTTAAACCATTTTGTGCTgagaaaaccgaaaaggaccAAGCAGAAGACGATGAACTCAACAAAATACATATCGATAAACCGTTGCCCACCACCATTGCAGA ATGTAAAAATCACCCGTTGTATGTACTGAAAAGGCATCTGTTAAAATTCGAAGCTTTGTACCCTCCGGATCTGCCCAGCTTGGGCTTTGTCCGCGGCGAAGCCATATACGCACGGGAGTGTCTGTTCATTTTACAAACTCgtgaaaaatggttcaaacagGGTCGGGTTGTGAAACCGTTCGAAACGGCTTACAAGGTGGTGAAGTGCTGGAAGTATGACAGGGAAAAAAATGAATGGCTCGGTAATCAACCGTGCGACATATTCGGCATCTGGCAAACTGAGGAGTACGATCCGCCAACCGCAGAAAACGGTATTGTACCACGCAACGAATATGGTAACGTAGAATTGTTCAACCCGAAAATGTTGCCGAAAAAGACGGTTCATCTCCAGT TGCCAGGCCTCAACCGCGTTTGTAGACGTTTGGGTATCGATTGTGCTCCTGCACTTACTGGGTTTGAAATGGCGCGTATGCGAATGGTTCCAGTTTACGATGGATTTGTAGTTTGTGAGGAGTTTGGCAATCAAGTCGTGGAAGAATGGTACAAAGATATGGAAGAAGAAGAACGGAAGgaacaggaaaagttcgaaaaaCGGGTTTACGGCAACTGGAAACGGCTCATCAGGGGCCTGCTGGTTCGTCGCAAGCTGCAAAACAAGTACAATTTTGATAATCTGTAA